In the Diospyros lotus cultivar Yz01 chromosome 13, ASM1463336v1, whole genome shotgun sequence genome, aaattagttaaaatggaaaatatcCCTTATGCCAATGCAATTGGAACTGTTATGTATTCAATGATTAGTACTAGGCCTGATCTTGCATATTCAATATCTCTGCTTAGTAGATATGTGTCAAATTCGGGGAAATCTCATTGGGATGCATTGAAATATATGTTAAGGTATATTAATGGATCTATAGACATTGGCCTGTGCTATAAGAAGATATTTGATACTCTTGATCTCGTGGGATTTGTAGATTCTGACTTTGCAGGTGATAGGGATTCAAGGAAGTCAACAACTACATATTTTTTCACCTTGGGTGGAACTTGTATTAGTTGGAAATCCCAACTTCAGCCTCTGGTGGCTTTGTCCACCACCAAGGCTGAATATGTTGCTATGACTGACGCCTTCAAGGAAGTTATATGGCTTCAAGGATTAATCAAAGAGATCCACTTGCTCCAAAGCAAAGTGGTAGTCCTCTcagatagtcaaagtgccattcaCCTGTCTAGGAATCCGGTATACCATGAACGGACCAAGCATGTGGAGGTAAAGTATCACTATGTTAGAGATTTAATAGCTAATGGCACTGTGAGTATTTTGAAGGTGCCTACAGAAGATAACCCAGCTAACATGGGAACAAAAGTTTTAACTGCAACAAAGTTCAAGCACTGCTTGAACTTGCTACACGTGGGAATTGGTTGATCAAATCAATCAGAGCTATGAAGGCAAGGATCTTAGCATGCTGCACTTTGTGAGAATTTCATAATCACCTTCTGTTTGGGCTttaaggtggagattgttgtcCGTGAAGCTCCAAACAATGTTGTTAGGAGTAAGCTGTTGGAGGGCCACGTGCAGCAACCTCAGCCTTCCATCTGACAGCTGTTGGAGGGCAGCACGTAGCAACCATCAGTTGCTCTCTGATGGCGCCCGATTGCCTTTATCTTGCCCGATCAATCTCTTTTGTCCGTCTACCTTTTTTGTTAGAATATTTATCATGCTTGCACGACCTGATCCTAGCCCTTCATCTATACTTTATGAGGCTTGATCCCATCCCTTCATCGTCGTTATTTATCTCCCCCTCGGGATATAGACCGCTCAGACGTTTAAGACGAAAGAGACAAAAAATCATCAAAGAAAGTGAAGAGGGTTTGAGAATAGGGAGAGCCTTTGTCTCCGACCTAGGGTTTCTGGTTTGCTTCTcgttttctctttcattctctGTAAATGTTTGTATAGCTTCATAAGTTATATGGTTCGATAGGTTTTTTGCCTCTTAATCTGTattgagtgattattgggcaAGTTTTGTTTCTCGAACCACTATATGTATAGAGAGATTGAGAGGATTTCTGAGGGTGTATTCTTTGATTCAATCGTTAGTGCAGTGAGCTGTCCATAtaggagctcaacgtggacgtaaccctattttgggtgaaccacgataAAATCTTTGGGTCTgcttgtaacgacccgctcccacttacgggcgtcactggtaaataatcgaccagaatactcacccgacaaccacaactgaagggttggactatgtttcaacaggaaacgccctaggtgggaactaggcttcgtccttcccttcgctccactcaggaatcggtcctaactcaaataagaaaaatccagcagACCAAGACCtgaaacctgagtgagcttcacctctcttcagcttaccccatagcaagccagaggtgacccaggcacaaagctagcatacaaacacttcgctgagtattggggatttatgagaacataccttgctgatcttgactcggtccgaaacttggctttaccaactatgccacattcaacaagcaatctcacaatcatctatcacactatgatgattacaatagttaaatacatttaagctcaataacacagacatttactcacaagggtatagaTACACcgcgccccctggctacatacaagcaatattaaaaatacataactcgggcaactcagctaattgccacaacggcctcccggcgccatccctgcttgcatccggacttgcatcatctacacatgaggtaaaacctcatgagtcataaagactcagtaagggtgcaatgcgtgtaaatatgaatataatcatgtttatgtatgccaaatgcatgcaaatgaggctaggctcacacatcctcacaacctactAAGGTTTGAgacatcaacctatcagcccccatcactagtcctccatatggccataggtccactagttcttgcatcacacaagatataaccactacatgccaatgcaacataaaaacattatcaaacatatttaccaacttgcaaggccacttccacatggggccatcccttacctggttcgaagcctcatctctgcctcggcgagaacgccagcctgaacaccgagctcttctaggatcaccgtctcCCCGGTCGgacctagatgcaaccacacacaaaaccccaactccattaacctccggcattaaaccaatgccctcaactacgccgaacatcaccaaaatcattcattaacaaaatttcaaataaccccaacacagggtttaatccaactaatactaccAAATTCGCTATCTCGCATAATgagaatgattaaattaattcacttcaattaattcaa is a window encoding:
- the LOC127788171 gene encoding secreted RxLR effector protein 161-like, with the protein product MENIPYANAIGTVMYSMISTRPDLAYSISLLSRYVSNSGKSHWDALKYMLRYINGSIDIGLCYKKIFDTLDLVGFVDSDFAGDRDSRKSTTTYFFTLGGTCISWKSQLQPLVALSTTKAEYVAMTDAFKEVIWLQGLIKEIHLLQSKVVVLSDSQSAIHLSRNPVPTEDNPANMGTKVLTATKFKHCLNLLHVEIVVREAPNNVVRSKLLEGHVQQPQPSI